A part of Scleropages formosus chromosome 3, fSclFor1.1, whole genome shotgun sequence genomic DNA contains:
- the LOC108934914 gene encoding medium-chain specific acyl-CoA dehydrogenase, mitochondrial-like codes for MVFFKVLRASVQTGLRFQGTSARAATSTLKTAQGGFRFELTDQQKEFQEVARKFAREEIIPAAPSYDKSGEYPVALIKRAWELGLINSHIPESCGGMGLGIFDACLITEELAYGCTGVQTAIEANSLGQMPVIIAGNDMQKKKYLGRMTEEPLMCAYCVTEPGAGSDVAGIKTRAEKKGDEYVVNGQKMWITNGGKANWYFLLARTDPDPKCPASKAFTGFIVDADTPGVQMGRKEMNMGQRCSDTRGITFEDVRIPKENVLIGEGAGFKIAMGAFDKTRPPVAAGATGLAQRALDEATKYSLERKTFGRLISDHQAVAFLLAEMAIKVELARLAYQRAAWEVDEGRRNTYYASIAKAFAGDIANQVASDAVQVFGGNGYNSEYPVEKLMRDAKIYQIYEGTAQIQRLIISREHLVKFKN; via the exons ATGGTTTTCTTCAAG GTGTTAAGGGCGTCCGTTCAGACTGGACTGAGGTTCCAGGGTACCAGTGCCAGGGCAGCCACCAGTACCCTGAAAACAGCGCAGGGAGGATTTAGGTTTG AGCTTACAGACCAACAAAAGGAGTTCCAGGAAGTGGCAAGAAAGTTTGCCAGGGAAGAAATCATTCCTGCTGCACCAAGCTATGACAAAAGTGGCGAA TATCCGGTTGCACTCATCAAGAGGGCTTGGGAGCTTGGTCTAATAAATAGCCACATTCCCGAAAGCTGCG GTGGAATGGGCCTGGGTATATTTGATGCCTGCCTCATAACAGAAGAACTGGCCTATGGCTGCACTGGAGTCCAGACAGCGATTGAAGCAAATTCTCTGGGG CAAATGCCAGTCATTATAGCAGGCAATGACATGCAAAAGAAGAAATACCTGGGAAGAATGACAGAAGAACCTCTGATGTGT GCATACTGTGTGACAGAGCCAGGTGCGGGCTCTGATGTGGCTGGGATCAAAACCCGTGCCGAGAAAAAGGGCGACGAGTATGTTGTTAACGGACAAAAGATGTGGATTACAAATGGAGGGAAAGCCAACTG GTACTTTCTCTTGGCACGAACAGATCCTGATCCCAAGTGCCCTGCTAGCAAGGCATTCACCGGCTTTATCGTGGATGCTGACACCCCAGGAGTTCAAATGGGCAGAAAG GAAATGAATATGGGCCAGAGGTGTTCAGACACCCGGGGAATCACTTTCGAGGATGTCAGAATACCAAAAGAGAATGTTCTGATTGGTGAAGGTGCTGGATTTAAAATAGCCATGGGTGCTTTCGATAAAACCCGTCCACCG GTGGCTGCAGGGGCAACAGGGCTAGCACAGAGAGCACTTGATGAAGCAACAAAATATTCCCTGGAGAGGAAGACCTTTGGAAGGCTAATCTCAGAT CACCAGGCAGTTGCATTCTTGCTGGCAGAGATGGCAATAAAAGTGGAGCTGGCCAGGCTGGCTTACCAGCGGGCTGCATGGGAGGTGGACGAGGGCCGCAGGAACACATACTATGCTTCCATTGCCAAAGCTTTTGCTGGTGATATTGCCAATCAAGTTGCCAGTGATGCTGTTCAAGTCTTTGGTGGAAATGGGTACAACAGTGAATATCCAGTGGAGAAGTTGATGAGGGATGCAAAAATCTACCAG